The Collibacillus ludicampi region TCCGGTCAATCGTTTCGTACGGGAGCCCGATTCGGGCCGGCGGCGATTCGAGATTTCTCGATTTTGTTACGTCCCTTTAATCCTGAGCAAAACATCAATTTGTTTGAATACGTGTCTGGTGTCGATTACGGTGATCTCCCTGTAATCCCCGGGTATATTGCGGAAACCTACGACAAGATCGTGGAAGGATTGGATCCAATAGTTGATAAAGGGATTATTCCCATAGTTTTGGGAGGGGATCATTCGATTACTTTGGGGGAACTTCGAGCCATCGCCAAGAAACACGGTTCGGTCGCATTAGTACATTTCGATGCTCATTCAGATACATGGGACAGTTATTTTGGACAAAAATACAACCACGGGACACCGTTTCGTCGGGCAGTAGAAGAAGGATTACTCGATGTATCTCGATCAATTCAAGTGGGGATGCGCGGTGGCTTATACTCACCGGAAGACTTACAGGATGCCCGGGAACTGGGCTTTGAAGTCTGGACAACCAATCAATTTAAGCAAGTCGGTGTAACACAAATGCTGAACGTAATCCGAGAGAGGGTTGGAGAAGGTCCGGTTTTCTTGTCGTTTGACATCGATTTCCTTGACCCCGTTTATGCGCCTGGGACCGGCACTCCTGAAGTTGCCGGTGTGAGTATTGACGACGCATTAGCTTTAGTAAGAGGTCTTACT contains the following coding sequences:
- the speB gene encoding agmatinase, whose protein sequence is MTKYQPKDSFQSPRFCGPRTFMRLPHVDRIDDQMDFVILGIPFDSGQSFRTGARFGPAAIRDFSILLRPFNPEQNINLFEYVSGVDYGDLPVIPGYIAETYDKIVEGLDPIVDKGIIPIVLGGDHSITLGELRAIAKKHGSVALVHFDAHSDTWDSYFGQKYNHGTPFRRAVEEGLLDVSRSIQVGMRGGLYSPEDLQDARELGFEVWTTNQFKQVGVTQMLNVIRERVGEGPVFLSFDIDFLDPVYAPGTGTPEVAGVSIDDALALVRGLTDLNFVGFDLVEVLPAYDSGQITAAAAANIVFEFITLIALMKRQKVQQKSVMM